From one Euzebya sp. genomic stretch:
- a CDS encoding septum formation initiator family protein → MYLAGIAVLVLLVAFMAIGPYADYTAAQDRLATLVAEQRSLDEAVDGLEAEAERLQDPAALEEQAREDLGMARPGEVPYIVVNPPTEAPAPVNANPATDEEPSPSPVERVVDWVLAWAR, encoded by the coding sequence ATGTACCTCGCGGGCATCGCCGTGCTGGTCCTGCTCGTCGCGTTCATGGCGATCGGCCCGTACGCCGACTACACCGCGGCCCAGGACCGCCTCGCGACCCTCGTCGCCGAGCAGCGCTCCCTGGACGAGGCGGTCGACGGACTCGAGGCCGAGGCCGAGCGCCTGCAGGACCCCGCCGCCCTGGAGGAGCAGGCGCGTGAGGACCTCGGCATGGCCCGTCCCGGCGAGGTGCCCTACATCGTCGTCAACCCGCCGACCGAGGCGCCGGCCCCGGTGAACGCGAACCCCGCGACCGACGAGGAGCCGTCCCCCTCGCCGGTCGAGCGGGTCGTCGACTGGGTGCTCGCCTGGGCGCGGTGA
- a CDS encoding NUDIX domain-containing protein gives MADAGTEPVELVDADGQVLEVVTRAELRRRGRAARHRCTYVVVLRPSGDVVVHRRADWKDVYPGAWDLAFGGICDVGEGWRESARRELAEEAGVTGVDLEDLGQVTWQAPGAALLGRVFVAPYDGPVAPADGEVAEVDEVPAADLRSWITGRDVVSDSPDVVLPLLEAHLGLPRG, from the coding sequence GTGGCTGACGCGGGCACCGAGCCCGTCGAGCTGGTCGACGCCGATGGGCAGGTGCTCGAGGTCGTCACGCGCGCGGAGCTCAGACGGCGCGGACGCGCAGCACGGCACCGCTGCACCTACGTGGTCGTGCTGCGCCCCTCCGGCGACGTGGTGGTCCACCGGCGAGCGGACTGGAAGGACGTCTACCCCGGCGCGTGGGACCTCGCGTTCGGCGGGATCTGCGACGTGGGGGAGGGGTGGCGCGAGTCCGCGCGCCGCGAGCTCGCCGAGGAGGCCGGTGTCACGGGCGTCGACCTCGAGGACCTGGGCCAGGTCACGTGGCAGGCTCCGGGCGCCGCCCTGCTCGGCAGGGTCTTCGTGGCGCCGTACGACGGGCCCGTGGCGCCGGCGGATGGCGAGGTGGCGGAGGTGGACGAGGTGCCCGCCGCCGATCTCCGCTCCTGGATCACCGGACGGGACGTGGTCAGCGACTCCCCGGACGTCGTCCTGCCCCTCCTCGAGGCCCACCTGGGCCTTCCTCGGGGGTGA
- the mazG gene encoding nucleoside triphosphate pyrophosphohydrolase: protein MARARDTAAPTPRLLLVDTVDQLPGLLPWHAFQALRSCDLVLLGRPDHPLATSLDMAEERYEVVPPDVGEQAVGRAELLAGLSLADRARASWVLDRVVEAGSVAYVFGPADTDAFTRTLGMEAAREGVEVEIVYFGLAPKGVKVLDLVRIQERLLAPGGCPWDAEQTHASLAKYAIEEAHELAEAIAADDPTAIAEELGDVLMQVTFHAELADDFDIDAVAEGIAEKLVRRHPHVFADGSADTAADVEASWDEIKAGEKPDREGPFDGVPTGLPAVALAAKVQSRAERLGFRWADATDAAEKVAEELGEVLDAATPEETTAEIGDLLFAAVSLARASDVDPEDALRRAVARFRARFEDVVATAGDTDLSALTPEGWQARWDAT from the coding sequence GTGGCGCGAGCGCGCGACACCGCCGCGCCGACGCCGCGGCTGCTGCTGGTCGACACCGTCGACCAGCTCCCCGGACTGCTGCCGTGGCACGCCTTCCAGGCGCTCCGGAGCTGCGACCTCGTCCTGCTCGGCCGCCCCGACCACCCGCTCGCGACCAGCCTCGACATGGCCGAGGAGCGCTACGAGGTCGTCCCGCCCGACGTGGGCGAGCAGGCCGTCGGCCGCGCCGAGCTGCTCGCCGGCCTGTCCCTGGCCGACCGCGCCCGCGCGAGCTGGGTCCTCGACCGCGTCGTGGAGGCCGGTTCCGTCGCCTACGTCTTCGGCCCGGCCGACACCGACGCGTTCACACGCACGCTCGGGATGGAGGCGGCGCGGGAGGGCGTCGAGGTCGAGATCGTCTACTTCGGCCTGGCACCGAAGGGCGTCAAGGTGCTCGACCTCGTGCGGATCCAGGAGCGCCTGCTGGCCCCCGGCGGGTGCCCGTGGGACGCCGAGCAGACCCATGCCTCCCTCGCCAAGTACGCCATCGAGGAGGCCCACGAGCTGGCCGAGGCCATCGCCGCGGACGACCCGACGGCCATCGCCGAGGAGCTCGGCGACGTGCTGATGCAGGTGACGTTCCACGCCGAGCTGGCCGACGACTTCGACATCGACGCGGTCGCCGAGGGGATCGCCGAGAAGCTGGTCCGCCGCCACCCGCACGTCTTCGCCGACGGCAGCGCGGACACCGCCGCCGACGTCGAGGCCAGCTGGGACGAGATCAAGGCGGGGGAGAAGCCCGACCGCGAGGGCCCCTTCGACGGGGTCCCCACCGGGCTGCCGGCGGTGGCCCTGGCCGCGAAGGTCCAGTCGCGGGCCGAGCGGCTGGGGTTCCGCTGGGCCGACGCCACCGACGCGGCGGAGAAGGTCGCCGAGGAGCTCGGGGAGGTGCTCGACGCCGCCACGCCCGAGGAGACGACCGCGGAGATCGGCGACCTCCTCTTCGCCGCGGTCAGCCTCGCGCGGGCCTCGGACGTCGACCCCGAGGACGCCCTGCGGCGGGCCGTCGCGCGCTTCAGGGCGCGCTTCGAGGACGTCGTGGCCACGGCCGGCGACACGGACCTGAGCGCGCTGACACCCGAGGGGTGGCAGGCCCGGTGGGACGCGACCTGA
- a CDS encoding HAD family hydrolase: MRRRVKAVVTDLDGTFWWGPAQVHDSTLPSVQTLRQRGIPVLFATGRRYASAHAGLHPLGLAGPAVLLSGAIGADLLDGREWHRTAFDAEAGAAVLAAFEVHGLPPVVHVSDHDVDAVVPPGCRTHPSHLRALGHPLPGDPRPAVAAGRVVGFGVCGLGPEDVAAGLAVARAVAPFAQAYTGPDHVMGGWTIMVGPHGVSKISGIEGWCAELGVHPCEVLAVGDGDNDLEMLAWAGTSVAVTGGSAEAAGADHVIAAPQDGGWATVLDLVRPARLRPARRGGRPARSTG; this comes from the coding sequence ATGCGCAGACGGGTGAAGGCCGTCGTCACCGACCTCGACGGCACGTTCTGGTGGGGACCGGCGCAGGTGCACGACTCGACCCTCCCGTCCGTGCAGACCCTGCGGCAGCGGGGCATCCCGGTGCTGTTCGCGACCGGCCGGCGGTACGCGTCCGCCCACGCCGGGTTGCACCCCCTCGGCCTGGCCGGTCCCGCCGTGCTGCTGTCCGGGGCGATCGGCGCGGACCTGCTCGACGGGAGGGAGTGGCACCGCACGGCGTTCGACGCCGAGGCCGGCGCGGCGGTGCTGGCGGCGTTCGAGGTCCACGGCCTCCCCCCGGTCGTCCACGTCAGCGACCACGACGTCGACGCGGTCGTGCCACCGGGGTGCCGCACCCACCCCTCCCACCTGCGGGCCCTCGGCCACCCCCTGCCCGGCGACCCCCGCCCCGCCGTCGCCGCAGGGCGGGTGGTCGGGTTCGGTGTCTGCGGCCTGGGACCTGAGGACGTGGCAGCCGGCCTCGCGGTCGCCCGTGCGGTCGCGCCGTTCGCCCAGGCCTACACCGGCCCGGACCACGTCATGGGCGGGTGGACGATCATGGTCGGCCCCCACGGGGTCTCGAAGATCAGCGGCATCGAGGGGTGGTGTGCCGAGCTGGGCGTCCACCCCTGCGAGGTCCTGGCCGTCGGCGACGGGGACAACGACCTCGAGATGCTCGCGTGGGCGGGGACGTCCGTCGCCGTCACCGGCGGGTCGGCGGAGGCCGCCGGTGCCGACCACGTGATCGCCGCGCCGCAGGACGGCGGCTGGGCGACGGTCCTCGACCTCGTCCGACCGGCTCGGCTCAGGCCGGCGCGTCGCGGCGGTAGACCTGCTCGCTCAACGGGGTGA
- a CDS encoding nitrite/sulfite reductase produces MVTASYADYAEIDQFEGVIAAWRAGEIDDDAFRGKRLHMGCYGIRNSDTHMVRAKVPGGLLEPDHLEAIADVADTHSRGFAHITTRQNFQLHFVPTDELPALLRRFADAGLTTREACGNSVRTITQSHLAGIDPDEVVDTRPAAEAITRYFLRHPLTQNLPRKFKMAFDGSAKDHAQLGIHDIGFLGRLDGDGNPGFALYVGGGLGSAPREADLLEPFTPADRVLPTVEAILEIFDEHGERKNRVRARMKFLLKKWGIERFRAEVETRRLRLERERTYPSLDVPVRPRGGSHAVDAPPPPAGDVVAPGALVEYERWRDANVFAHRTEDGSTAYGAYATFHLGDVTSTQLRALAKVWREFGDAVQLRTTIRQNLLFVGLTAEQVPALFTTLHAEGMALARAEKSGDVVSCPGAETCNLAITASRGLAEAVTAALQSNGLHEIEDLRINISGCPNSCGQHTTADLGFSGMARRDPDGNEAPGYRVYVGARVGDGGAKFGHYVAKVPAKKAPDVAVALVERYATERELGEQFADWVARVDPKAIKTDLKALDTMPALAEDPDFYVDWGHSDRFAVQLGQGECA; encoded by the coding sequence ATGGTTACCGCCTCGTACGCCGACTACGCCGAGATCGATCAGTTCGAAGGGGTCATCGCCGCCTGGAGGGCCGGCGAGATCGACGACGACGCGTTCCGGGGCAAGCGGCTGCACATGGGGTGCTACGGCATCAGGAACTCCGACACCCACATGGTGCGGGCGAAGGTCCCGGGCGGGCTGCTCGAGCCGGACCACCTGGAGGCGATCGCGGACGTCGCCGACACCCACTCCCGCGGCTTCGCACACATCACCACCCGCCAGAACTTCCAGCTGCACTTCGTCCCGACCGACGAGCTGCCGGCGCTGCTGCGGCGCTTCGCGGACGCCGGTCTGACCACGCGCGAGGCGTGCGGGAACAGCGTGCGGACCATCACCCAGTCCCACCTGGCCGGGATCGACCCCGACGAGGTGGTGGACACCCGGCCGGCGGCGGAGGCGATCACCCGGTACTTCCTGCGCCACCCCCTCACCCAGAACCTGCCCCGCAAGTTCAAGATGGCCTTCGACGGGTCGGCGAAGGACCACGCGCAGCTCGGCATCCACGACATCGGCTTCCTCGGGCGGCTCGACGGCGACGGCAACCCGGGGTTCGCCCTGTACGTGGGCGGTGGGCTCGGGTCCGCCCCGCGCGAGGCCGACCTCCTCGAGCCGTTCACCCCCGCTGACCGCGTGCTGCCCACCGTCGAGGCGATCCTCGAGATCTTCGACGAGCACGGCGAGCGGAAGAACCGCGTCCGCGCCCGCATGAAGTTCCTGTTGAAGAAGTGGGGCATCGAACGCTTCCGGGCGGAGGTGGAGACCCGCCGCCTGCGGCTCGAGCGGGAGCGGACCTACCCCTCCCTCGACGTCCCGGTGCGCCCGCGGGGCGGGTCCCACGCGGTGGACGCCCCCCCGCCCCCCGCCGGTGACGTGGTCGCGCCCGGCGCGCTGGTGGAGTACGAGCGCTGGCGCGACGCGAACGTGTTCGCCCACCGCACCGAGGACGGCTCGACCGCCTACGGCGCCTACGCGACGTTCCACCTCGGCGACGTCACGTCGACCCAGCTGCGGGCGCTCGCGAAGGTGTGGCGGGAGTTCGGTGACGCGGTGCAGCTCCGCACGACGATCCGCCAGAACCTGCTGTTCGTCGGGTTGACCGCCGAGCAGGTCCCCGCCCTGTTCACCACCCTGCACGCAGAGGGGATGGCGCTCGCCCGCGCGGAGAAGTCCGGCGACGTCGTCAGCTGCCCCGGCGCGGAGACCTGCAACCTGGCCATCACCGCCTCGCGCGGGCTCGCCGAGGCGGTCACGGCCGCGCTGCAGTCCAACGGGCTGCACGAGATCGAGGACCTGCGGATCAACATCTCGGGGTGCCCGAACTCCTGCGGCCAGCACACCACCGCTGACCTGGGGTTCAGCGGCATGGCCCGCCGCGACCCCGACGGCAACGAGGCGCCCGGCTACCGGGTGTACGTCGGTGCGCGGGTCGGCGACGGCGGCGCGAAGTTCGGCCACTACGTCGCGAAGGTGCCCGCCAAGAAGGCCCCGGACGTGGCCGTCGCCTTGGTCGAGCGGTACGCAACCGAGCGCGAGCTCGGCGAGCAGTTCGCCGACTGGGTCGCACGGGTCGACCCGAAAGCGATCAAGACGGACCTGAAGGCGCTCGACACCATGCCCGCGCTGGCCGAGGACCCCGACTTCTACGTCGACTGGGGCCACTCCGACCGCTTCGCGGTCCAACTCGGCCAGGGCGAGTGCGCCTGA
- a CDS encoding DUF501 domain-containing protein: MQPPDAPDPTADALTAAADAGYEAQATRPEMDADDRALAAQMIGRPLRGRSAAAVRCGWGLPAVLRVDPALPDGTPFPTAFWLACPLASSHVGTLEASGVMQDLSRRVQDPDDLAPAHRAAGQRYVAFRNALGPRVPRDPAAGGMPDRVKCLHSLYAHHLATRDSAVGAWVAERLEPMPCPAPCATLPEGRAGGDGHG, encoded by the coding sequence ATGCAGCCGCCGGACGCGCCCGACCCGACCGCCGACGCCCTCACCGCGGCCGCCGACGCGGGGTACGAGGCGCAGGCGACGCGTCCGGAGATGGATGCCGACGACCGCGCCCTCGCCGCGCAGATGATCGGCCGACCGCTGCGCGGGCGGTCTGCGGCTGCGGTGCGCTGCGGCTGGGGGCTCCCCGCCGTGCTGCGGGTCGACCCGGCGCTGCCTGACGGCACGCCGTTCCCGACCGCCTTCTGGTTGGCCTGCCCCCTCGCGAGCTCACACGTCGGCACGCTCGAGGCCTCCGGCGTCATGCAGGACCTCAGCCGGCGCGTGCAGGACCCCGACGACCTCGCGCCGGCGCACCGCGCCGCCGGCCAGCGCTACGTCGCGTTCCGCAACGCGCTCGGGCCGCGGGTGCCGCGCGACCCGGCGGCCGGCGGCATGCCGGACCGGGTGAAGTGCCTCCACAGCCTGTACGCCCACCACCTCGCGACCCGGGACTCCGCCGTCGGGGCGTGGGTCGCCGAGCGCCTCGAGCCGATGCCCTGCCCGGCCCCGTGCGCGACGCTGCCGGAGGGACGTGCGGGTGGGGACGGGCACGGATGA
- a CDS encoding exopolyphosphatase has protein sequence MTRVAAVDIGTNSARLLIADVDPAAGLRPIDRRLEIVRLGQGVDATGRLADEAIARTADAVRAYAAAWRAADVERVRITGTSAARDAANAAEFADAVAAAAGLRPEVLSGEEEARLAFLGATATLSGHPGPYAVLDIGGGSTEVVVGDHDVEASTSRRMGCVRLTERVLTADPPTMDQVDTARALVHAELDEVDAAVAPGRAATLIGVAGTVTTLAALHAELDGYVEGAVHGTSLAAAAVSELAERLLSTSAAAIGRLGPVQPGREDVLAAGALILDEFVGRFGFADVVVSEADVLDGLAMTLASP, from the coding sequence ATGACCCGCGTCGCGGCCGTCGACATCGGCACGAACTCCGCGCGCCTGCTGATCGCCGACGTGGACCCGGCTGCCGGCCTCAGGCCGATCGACCGGCGCCTCGAGATCGTCCGCCTGGGCCAGGGCGTGGACGCCACCGGCCGGCTCGCCGACGAGGCGATCGCGCGGACCGCCGACGCCGTGCGCGCCTACGCCGCGGCGTGGCGGGCCGCTGATGTCGAGCGGGTGCGCATCACGGGCACGAGCGCCGCGCGGGACGCCGCGAACGCCGCCGAGTTCGCCGACGCCGTGGCGGCGGCCGCGGGTCTGCGGCCCGAGGTGCTGTCCGGCGAGGAGGAGGCCCGGCTGGCCTTCCTCGGCGCCACCGCCACCCTGTCGGGGCACCCCGGCCCGTACGCGGTGCTCGACATCGGTGGGGGCTCCACGGAGGTGGTGGTCGGGGACCACGACGTCGAGGCGTCGACGTCCCGGCGGATGGGCTGCGTCCGCCTGACCGAGCGGGTCCTGACCGCTGACCCGCCGACGATGGACCAGGTCGACACCGCCCGGGCGCTGGTGCACGCCGAGCTCGACGAGGTCGACGCCGCCGTCGCGCCCGGCCGGGCCGCGACGCTGATCGGCGTGGCGGGCACCGTGACGACGCTCGCGGCGCTGCACGCGGAGCTGGACGGCTACGTCGAGGGCGCGGTCCACGGGACGTCCCTGGCCGCGGCCGCGGTCAGCGAGCTCGCCGAGCGCCTGCTCTCGACCTCCGCCGCTGCGATCGGGCGGCTCGGACCGGTCCAGCCCGGGAGGGAGGACGTCCTCGCGGCCGGCGCGCTCATCCTCGACGAGTTCGTCGGGCGGTTCGGCTTCGCCGACGTCGTCGTGAGCGAGGCCGACGTGCTCGACGGCCTCGCCATGACGCTGGCCTCGCCATGA
- a CDS encoding MTH1187 family thiamine-binding protein, translating to MLVWFSVTPIGTGSPSVSAEVARALDAVEATGISHRTDPSGTLLEGTWEECMTALRAAGDAVLEVSPRVSFTCKFDVRTDKPDQRGEDKLASLSGKRRRGGGAPSAA from the coding sequence ATGCTCGTGTGGTTCTCGGTGACCCCGATCGGGACCGGCTCGCCCAGCGTCTCGGCCGAGGTGGCACGTGCCCTCGACGCGGTCGAGGCGACCGGCATCAGCCATCGCACCGACCCGTCCGGCACGCTGCTCGAGGGCACCTGGGAGGAGTGCATGACCGCTCTGCGGGCCGCGGGCGACGCCGTCCTCGAGGTGTCGCCCCGGGTGTCCTTCACCTGCAAGTTCGACGTCCGGACCGACAAGCCGGACCAGCGGGGGGAGGACAAGCTCGCGAGCCTGTCTGGGAAGCGGCGCCGCGGCGGCGGGGCGCCGTCCGCCGCATGA
- a CDS encoding peptidylprolyl isomerase: MPRLLALLTTLALLASGCAQAIGNPRTAAEVNGEAIAIADIEDLVAEAATGVNPQTGQPQPEDAAAVTVLSDVVLLELLSQELAERGGDRVTAADLDDAVADAEEAAGGEQAFDDQLAQQGFSRERFRFEQRFQLTVTRLTDVLSADVEVTEEDVQAAYDAQFGLPTVSHILVATEEEAEAVIERIEGGEDFAAVASEVSTDQGSAAQGGQLGQLQPGAFVPEFEEAALAVEPGELSDPVETQFGFHVIRTEAPPELGDDLRDQIETQLAQQQVQPLLGELLQDVLDAGQVEINPRFGTWDPQFTPEGGLTQLLAAGDPLGDLQPVSAGVGDAIGGDAAVPGATPAPTPAQ; encoded by the coding sequence ATGCCTCGTCTTCTCGCACTCCTCACCACCCTCGCCCTCCTCGCCAGCGGCTGCGCCCAGGCGATCGGCAACCCGCGCACCGCCGCCGAGGTCAACGGCGAGGCGATCGCGATCGCCGACATCGAGGACCTGGTCGCCGAGGCGGCCACCGGGGTGAACCCCCAGACCGGGCAGCCCCAACCCGAGGACGCGGCGGCCGTCACCGTCCTCAGCGACGTCGTCCTGCTGGAGCTGCTCAGCCAGGAGCTGGCCGAGCGCGGCGGCGACCGGGTCACCGCCGCCGACCTCGACGACGCGGTCGCTGACGCCGAGGAGGCTGCCGGGGGTGAGCAGGCGTTCGACGACCAGCTCGCGCAGCAGGGCTTCAGCCGCGAGCGCTTCCGCTTCGAGCAGCGCTTCCAGCTGACCGTGACGCGGCTGACCGACGTGTTGAGCGCCGACGTGGAGGTCACCGAGGAGGACGTGCAGGCCGCCTACGACGCCCAGTTCGGCCTTCCGACGGTCAGCCACATCCTGGTGGCGACCGAGGAGGAGGCCGAGGCGGTCATCGAGCGGATCGAGGGCGGTGAGGACTTCGCGGCCGTCGCGAGCGAGGTGTCGACCGACCAGGGCAGCGCCGCCCAGGGCGGGCAGCTGGGGCAGCTGCAGCCCGGCGCGTTCGTCCCCGAGTTCGAGGAGGCGGCCCTGGCGGTCGAGCCGGGCGAGCTGTCCGATCCGGTGGAGACCCAGTTCGGGTTCCACGTCATCCGGACCGAGGCGCCGCCGGAGCTGGGCGACGACCTCCGCGACCAGATCGAGACCCAGCTCGCCCAGCAGCAGGTCCAGCCGCTGCTCGGGGAGCTGCTGCAGGACGTGCTCGACGCCGGGCAGGTCGAGATCAACCCCCGCTTCGGCACCTGGGATCCCCAGTTCACCCCCGAGGGCGGCCTGACCCAGCTGCTCGCGGCCGGCGACCCGCTCGGTGACCTGCAGCCCGTCTCGGCGGGCGTCGGGGACGCCATCGGCGGCGACGCCGCGGTCCCCGGCGCGACGCCCGCGCCGACGCCGGCCCAGTAG
- a CDS encoding helix-turn-helix transcriptional regulator produces MARGPSDADQLFNRIAVLRTERGLSRRELSEAVDVHYRTIGYLERGEYSPSLALAFRIARFFDLPLEAVFSDRPFTPLSEQVYRRDAPA; encoded by the coding sequence ATGGCGCGCGGACCGAGCGACGCCGACCAGCTGTTCAACCGGATCGCCGTGCTCCGCACCGAGCGGGGTCTGTCCCGCCGGGAGCTCTCGGAGGCCGTCGACGTGCACTACCGCACCATCGGCTACCTCGAGCGCGGCGAGTACAGCCCCTCCCTCGCCCTCGCGTTCCGGATCGCCCGCTTCTTCGACCTGCCCCTCGAGGCGGTGTTCAGCGACCGCCCCTTCACCCCGTTGAGCGAGCAGGTCTACCGCCGCGACGCGCCGGCCTGA
- a CDS encoding LacI family DNA-binding transcriptional regulator, with amino-acid sequence MTASISDVAARAGVSVATVSRALRGLPNVAERTRDRVLAAAAELDYVVNPNASRLAAGHNLTVGVVLPHTTGWYFQHVLSGVQAVLHAQGYDMLLYTLPDPEARERFLALLPFRKRVDGLVLIDIPLTDVEQRLLAGLGTPLVAVGEGGPHFPHIEVDNTHGAQLATEFLLDLGHRRVGLISGPLDDPMRFRVANDRWAGWAAALEARGIDPDGDWVAIGDFRMEHGLRAMAHLLARAPGLTAVLCMSDEMAIGAMRLLSEQRIGVPEDISVVGFDGHEIGAYIGLTTVAQPMEVLGAGAADVLLAAIRGQRPTGFPRVVPLALVVRETTAPPVRTGLAARRIG; translated from the coding sequence ATGACCGCGAGCATCTCGGACGTCGCCGCGCGGGCGGGGGTCTCGGTCGCCACGGTCAGCCGTGCGCTCCGGGGACTGCCCAACGTGGCCGAGCGCACCCGCGACCGGGTGCTGGCCGCCGCCGCCGAGCTCGACTACGTGGTGAACCCCAACGCCTCGCGGCTGGCGGCCGGGCACAACCTCACCGTCGGGGTCGTGCTGCCCCACACGACGGGCTGGTACTTCCAGCACGTCCTCAGCGGCGTGCAGGCCGTCCTCCACGCCCAGGGCTACGACATGCTCCTGTACACGCTGCCGGATCCCGAGGCGCGGGAGCGGTTCCTCGCCCTCCTGCCGTTCCGCAAGCGCGTCGACGGGCTGGTGCTGATCGACATCCCGCTCACCGACGTCGAGCAGCGTCTTCTGGCCGGGTTGGGCACCCCGCTCGTCGCCGTCGGCGAGGGCGGTCCGCACTTCCCCCACATCGAGGTGGACAACACCCACGGCGCGCAGCTGGCGACGGAGTTCCTGCTGGACCTCGGCCACCGGCGCGTCGGCCTGATCTCGGGTCCCCTCGACGACCCCATGCGGTTCCGCGTCGCCAACGACCGCTGGGCCGGGTGGGCCGCGGCGCTGGAGGCCCGGGGCATCGACCCCGATGGCGACTGGGTGGCGATCGGCGACTTCCGCATGGAGCACGGCCTGCGCGCGATGGCGCACCTGCTGGCCCGCGCGCCGGGGCTGACCGCGGTGCTGTGCATGTCCGACGAGATGGCGATCGGGGCGATGCGCCTGCTGTCCGAGCAGCGGATCGGCGTGCCGGAGGACATCTCCGTCGTCGGCTTCGACGGCCACGAGATCGGCGCCTACATCGGCTTGACGACCGTCGCCCAACCCATGGAGGTCCTCGGCGCCGGCGCCGCCGACGTCCTGCTGGCGGCCATCCGCGGGCAGCGCCCCACCGGCTTCCCCCGCGTCGTGCCGCTCGCCCTGGTGGTGCGCGAGACCACGGCGCCGCCTGTCCGGACGGGCCTGGCCGCACGGCGGATCGGGTAG
- the eno gene encoding phosphopyruvate hydratase, with protein MRRSDVEIIDVLGREVLDSRGNPTVEVEVLLEDGSLGRAAVPSGASTGAFEAVELRDGGDRYGGKGVADAVANVNTQIRPVLVGYDATDQRDVDAALLDLDGTPNKGSIGANAILGASLAVAKAAAASRGLPLYAYLGGPNAHVLPVPMMNIINGGAHADSSVDFQEFMIAPIGAPTFAEALRTGAEIYHALKKVLSGRGLNTALGDEGGFAPDLESNAAALDLIVEAIEAAGYTPGDDVALAMDVASTEFFSDGTYDLAGEGRTLSSEELAGELAGLVDRFPIVSIEDGMAEEDWDGWVALMDAIGDRCQLVGDDLFVTNVERIRRGIDLGAANSVLVKVNQIGSLTETLEAIEMAHRQGWTCMISHRSGETEDVTIADLAVATNAGQIKTGAPARSDRVAKYNQLLRIEDELGDAARYAGRGAFARTSR; from the coding sequence ATGAGGAGGAGCGACGTGGAAATCATCGATGTCCTGGGACGAGAGGTCCTCGACTCCCGCGGCAACCCCACCGTCGAGGTGGAGGTGCTGCTCGAAGACGGCAGCCTCGGGCGCGCGGCGGTGCCGAGCGGCGCCTCGACCGGTGCCTTCGAGGCCGTCGAGCTCCGCGACGGCGGCGATCGCTACGGGGGCAAGGGCGTCGCGGACGCGGTGGCGAACGTCAACACCCAGATCCGACCGGTGCTCGTGGGCTACGACGCCACAGACCAGCGGGACGTCGATGCCGCGCTCCTCGACCTCGACGGCACCCCCAACAAGGGCTCGATCGGCGCCAACGCGATCCTCGGCGCCAGCCTCGCGGTGGCCAAGGCCGCGGCGGCGTCGCGGGGGCTGCCGCTGTACGCGTACCTCGGCGGCCCGAACGCCCACGTCCTGCCGGTGCCGATGATGAACATCATCAACGGCGGCGCGCACGCGGACTCCTCCGTCGACTTCCAGGAGTTCATGATCGCGCCCATCGGTGCGCCCACCTTCGCCGAGGCGCTCCGCACCGGCGCGGAGATCTACCACGCCCTCAAGAAGGTGCTCAGCGGTCGCGGGCTGAACACCGCACTGGGTGACGAGGGCGGGTTCGCGCCCGACCTCGAGTCCAACGCCGCCGCCCTCGACCTGATCGTCGAGGCGATCGAGGCTGCCGGCTACACCCCCGGCGACGACGTCGCCCTCGCGATGGACGTCGCCTCGACGGAGTTCTTCTCCGACGGCACCTACGACCTGGCGGGTGAGGGGCGGACGCTGTCCTCCGAGGAGCTGGCCGGCGAGCTGGCCGGGCTGGTCGACCGGTTCCCGATCGTCTCGATCGAGGACGGCATGGCCGAGGAGGACTGGGACGGCTGGGTCGCCCTGATGGACGCCATCGGCGACCGCTGCCAGCTCGTGGGCGACGACCTGTTCGTCACCAACGTCGAGCGGATCCGCCGCGGGATCGACCTCGGGGCCGCGAACAGCGTCCTGGTCAAGGTCAACCAGATCGGCTCGCTGACCGAGACGCTGGAGGCGATCGAGATGGCCCACCGCCAGGGGTGGACCTGCATGATCAGCCACCGGTCCGGTGAGACCGAGGACGTCACGATCGCCGACCTGGCGGTGGCCACCAACGCCGGGCAGATCAAGACCGGCGCGCCCGCCCGCAGCGACCGGGTCGCCAAGTACAACCAGCTGCTCCGCATCGAGGACGAGCTCGGCGACGCCGCCCGCTACGCGGGCCGGGGCGCCTTCGCCCGGACCAGCCGCTAG